A part of Bacillus rossius redtenbacheri isolate Brsri chromosome 1, Brsri_v3, whole genome shotgun sequence genomic DNA contains:
- the LOC134528536 gene encoding uncharacterized protein LOC134528536, with protein MGPYPRSPRGKRFLLVVTDMFTRWTEAYPCSNARANTIIHLMTHEFLPRWGYPQSVLTDNGSQFLGKQWQEWCNGMSIQHHTTPAYHPRANPTERRNQDLKVQLRLRLGDDHTQWDQHVADALFCTRRRVNAATGRTPAEMVQGNNLPLPGEWATHGVPHTGEGERERARRLTAMHEAARQRQTNYTQEITPKTAREPPAVRAGDRVYARVHPLSAAPRNYCAGLAPRWRGPYTVQKSLGRTSYLVRLGGRRVRKIHRDDLRLASIPGEPPPGDQNFDEPPGYDEPEEGHRPPPAGDGRDNAPPILEANAQNAEDLLSPAPEVPHEATTPHQPGRPTEYEHATITEMTTGDLTPQPDDVTAIAVEPEELDADQLVSPTRGAWGHTASLADATFRMFVDEPDEGNPAPRPGPEPRQLFDPNDTETSEAPGIPERRRQPYASGSQAGDVRDQQLRPDQPNMPADSRTHSTHGSEPAPPTPQTGRPQRDRRQPGYLAEYDLGRPTKRNTTTHHSEPPTQDDPSARDRVYQLWPPRPPPARTCCHP; from the coding sequence atggggccctaccccaggtcACCCAGAGGCAAACGATTTTTGCTCGTGGTGACCGACATGTTTACGCGATGGACGGAAGCCTACCCCTGTAGCAACGCGAGGGCCAAcaccatcatccacctcatgactcacgagttcctgcctcggtggggctatCCGCAATcagtgttgacggacaacggcagccaattTCTTGGCAAACAGTGGCAGGAGTGGTGTAACGGGATGAgcatccagcaccacaccacccccgcCTACCACCCCCGGGCCAACCCCACggagcgcaggaaccaggacttgaaggtCCAACTCCGCCTCAGACTCGGcgacgaccacacccagtgggaccagcACGTCGCAGACGCGTTGTTTTGTACCCGCCGCCGCGTAAACGCCGCGACCGGGCGAACCCCGGCGGAAATGGTACAGGGGAACAACCTCCCACTACCCGGCGAGTGGGCCACTCACGGCGTCCCACACACCGGGGAAGGAGAGAGGGAGCGTGCACGGCGCCTAACAGCAATGCACGAGGCCGCCAGACAGCGCCAAACGAACTATACGCAGGAAATCACCCCCAAAACCGCGCGGGAGCCCCCCGCGGTGCGAGCAGGTGATCGCGTATACGCTCGCGTACATCCACTGTCCGCAGCGCCTCGCAACTACTGCGCCGGGCTGGCACCCCGCTGGAGGGGGCCCTACACCGTGCAGAAATCTCTAGGGAGGACGTCATACCTGGTCCGACTCGGGGGCAGACGAGTGCGTAAAATCCACCGCGACGACTTACGCCTCGCCTCGATTCCCGGGGAACCTCCCCCAGGAGACCAGAACTTTGACGAACCACCAGGATACGACGAACCGGAGGAGGGTCACCGTCCACCACCCGCAGGTGACGGCCGCGATAACGCACCACCGATACTAGAGGCGAACGCACAGAACGCAGAAGACCTACTATCACCCGCGCCAGAAGTCCCACATGAGGCAACGACACCGCACCAGCCAGGACGACCGACAGAATACGAACATGCCACGATCACCGAAATGACGACTGGGGACTTAACACCTCAACCGGATGACGTGACGGCAATCGCAGTGGAACCGGAGGAACTTGACGCGGACCAGTTAGTAAGCCCGACACGCGGAGCATGGGGACACACGGCCTCTCTCGCGGACGCCACATTCCGGATGTTTGTAGACGAACCCGATGAGGGAAACCCTGCACCGCGCCCAGGACCGGAGCCACGCCAGCTATTCGACCCCAACGACACGGAGACGAGCGAAGCTCCAGGTATCCCGGAGCGCAGGAGGCAACCCTACGCAAGTGGGTCGCAAGCGGGTGACGTCAGGGACCAACAACTGAGGCCCGACCAACCGAACATGCCAGCAGACTCAAGGACACACTCGACGCACGGATCAGAACCCGCGCCACCAACCCCACAGACGGGAAGACCCCAAAGAGACCGGCGACAACCGGGGTATCTGGCTGAGTACGACCTCGGGAGACCCACAAAGCGAAACACCACCACCCATCACTCCGAGCCGCCAACCCAGGACGACCCATCTGCAAGGGACAGGGTGTACCAGCTGTGGCCGCCACGGCCCCCGCCAGCTCGGACGTGCTGCCACCCCTAA